A genomic segment from Xiphophorus maculatus strain JP 163 A chromosome 6, X_maculatus-5.0-male, whole genome shotgun sequence encodes:
- the LOC102216735 gene encoding ATP-dependent 6-phosphofructokinase, platelet type isoform X4, which translates to MAGATGPKRQDTRKFFENLSGAGKCIAVLTSGGDAQGMNGAVRAVVRMGIYVGAKVYFIHEGYQGMVDGGDYIKEATWESVSSVLQVGGTVIGSARCKEFRSHEGRLKAAHNLVQRGITYLCVIGGDGSLTGANLFREEWSGLLNELIQQGLIDEEAARSHSHLHIVGMVGSIDNDFCGTDMTIGTDSALHRIIEVVDAIMTTAGSHQRTFVLEVMGRHCGYLALVSALACGADWVFIPEMPPEDGWEDNMCQKLSESRSRGSRLNIIIVAEGAIDRQGQHITSDLVKKLVVSCLGFDTRVTILGHVQRGGTPSAFDRILASRMGVEAVLALLEASTDTPACVVSLVGNQAVRLPLMECVQMTQEVQKAMDEKKFDEAVRLRGRSFENNLSTYRLLASQTARSELQNSSFNVAVMNVGAPAAGMNAAVRSAVRVGITEGHKMFAVNDGFEGFYKGQIKEIKWGDVGGWTGQGGSLLGTKRTLPAKHLDAIAEQMRIHNITALLVIGGFEAFESLLELCEARANYKEFCIPMCILPATISNNVPGTDHSLGADTSLNAIVETCDRIKQSASGTKRRVFIIETMGGYCGYLATVGGLAAGADTVYIYEEPFDIRDLQANVEHLTQKMKTSIQRGLVLRNENCNENFTTDFIYQLYSEEGRGVFDCRKNILGHMQQGGAPSPFDRNFGTKVAAKAIQWITRALKESYKEGKVFTNSEDTACLLGMRRRAMVFQPVAQLREETDFVHRIPKEQWWLKLRPLMKILAKYKTSYDVSDAGQLEHVTRVRPKENDASAAI; encoded by the exons ATGGCCGGAGCGACGGGACCGAAGCGGCAGGACACCCGGAAATTTTTCGAGAATCTTTCTGGAGCTGGGAAATGCATCGCCGTGCTGACCAGCGGCGGAGATGCTCAAG GCATGAATGGAGCTGTCCGGGCTGTGGTCCGAATGGGGATTTATGTGGGAGCCAAAGTCTACTTTATTCACGAG GGGTATCAGGGGATGGTAGACGGTGGAGACTACATCAAAGAGGCGACGTGGGAAAGTGTCTCCAGCGTTCTGCAAGTG GGTGGCACTGTCATCGGCAGTGCTCGTTGTAAAGAGTTTCGCTCCCATGAGGGCAGACTAAAAGCTGCTCACAACCTCGTTCAGAGGGGCATCACTTACCTGTGTGTGATTGGTGGAGACGGCAGCTTGACCGGAGCCAACCTGTTCAGAGAAGAGTGGAGTGGCCTTTTGAATGAACTCATACAGCAAG GGCTCATAGATGAAGAGGCAGCCAGAAGTCATTCTCATCTTCACATTGTCGGTATGGTTGGCTCTATCGACAACGACTTCTGTGGCACAGACATGACCATTGGCACTGACTCAGCCTTGCATCGGATCATTGAGGTGGTGGATGCTATCATGACTACAGCTGGGAG tcACCAGAGGACATTTGTGCTGGAAGTCATGGGCAGACACTGCGG ataCCTTGCCTTAGTCAGTGCCCTCGCATGTGGAGCAGATTGGGTTTTTATTCCAGAGATGCCTCCTGAGGATGGCTGGGAAGACAACATGTGTCAGAAACTGTCTGAg AGTCGATCTCGAGGTTCCAGGTTGAACATTATCATAGTTGCTGAAGGAGCCATTGACAGACAAGGACAACACATTACCTCTGATTTAGTGAAGAAA CTGGTAGTGAGCTGCCTGGGTTTTGACACCAGGGTCACTATCTTGGGCCACGTACAGAGAGGTGGGACTCCATCTGCCTTTGACAGGATTTTG GCCAGTCGAATGGGCGTGGAGGCAGTGTTGGCATTACTGGAGGCGTCCACCGACACACCTGCCTGTGTTGTGTCTCTAGTTGGCAACCAGGCTGTTCGACTACCGCTTATGGAGTGTGTTCAGATG ACTCAAGAGGTACAGAAGGCCATGGACGAGAAGAAATTTGATGAGGCGGTCAGACTGCGCGGCAG GAgctttgaaaataatctgaGCACCTACAGACTGCTTGCTTCTCAAACTGCTCGCTCTGAACTCCAAAAT AGCTCCTTTAACGTGGCGGTGATGAACGTCGGCGCTCCGGCTGCCGGTATGAATGCCGCCGTGCGTTCTGCCGTCAGGGTGGGAATCACAGAAGGCCACAAAATGTTTGCTGTCAACGACGGCTTTGAGGGCTTCTACAAAGGACAG ATCAAGGAGATAAAATGGGGAGATGTTGGAGGTTGGACTGGCCAAGGAGGATCTCTGCTGGGAACAAAAAG AACTCTTCCAGCAAAACATCTGGATGCAATTGCTGAGCAGATGAGGATCCATAACATCACTGCTTTACTTGTTATAGGGGGATTTGAg GCCTTTGAGTCCCTGCTGGAGCTGTGCGAGGCCCGGGCCAACTACAAGGAGTTTTGCATTCCCATGTGCATACTGCCTGCCACCATTAGTAACAATGTGCCGGGCACTGACCACAGTCTGGGAGCCGACACGTCGCTCAACGCCATTGTGGAG ACATGCGATCGCATCAAGCAGTCTGCCAGCGGCACCAAGCGGCGGGTCTTCATCATTGAGACGATGGGGGGCTACTGCGGCTACTTGGCCACGGTGGGCGGTCTGGCTGCAGGAGCCGACACGGTCTACATCTACGAGGAGCCGTTTGACATCCGTGACCTGCAG GCCAACGTGGAGCATCTGACGCAGAAAATGAAGACGAGCATCCAGAGAGGCTTGGTGCTCCG AAATGAGAATTGCAACGAAAACTTCACCACTGATTTCATCTACCAGCTGTACTCTGAAGAAGGTCGAGGCGTGTTTGACTGCAGGAAGAACATCCTGGGTCACATGCAGCAG GGCGGCGCTCCGTCTCCCTTCGACAGAAACTTTGGCACCAAGGTTGCAGCTAAAGCCATACAGTGGATCACACGGGCACTCAAGGAGTCATACAAAGAAG GGAAAGTGTTCACCAACTCAGAGGACACCGCCTGCCTGCTGGGGATGCGCCGAAGGGCGATGGTCTTTCAACCTGTAGCTCAACTCAGGGAAGAGACCGACTTTGT ccaCCGGATCCCGAAGGAGCAGTGGTGGCTCAAGCTCCGTCCCTTGATGAAAATCCTGGCCAAGTACAAGACGAGTTACGACGTGTCGGACGCCGGCCAGCTGGAACACGTGACCCGGGTGCGGCCCAAAGAGAACGACGCCTCGGCCGCGATCTGA
- the LOC102216735 gene encoding ATP-dependent 6-phosphofructokinase, platelet type isoform X3 has product MAGATGPKRQDTRKFFENLSGAGKCIAVLTSGGDAQGMNGAVRAVVRMGIYVGAKVYFIHEGYQGMVDGGDYIKEATWESVSSVLQVGGTVIGSARCKEFRSHEGRLKAAHNLVQRGITYLCVIGGDGSLTGANLFREEWSGLLNELIQQGLIDEEAARSHSHLHIVGMVGSIDNDFCGTDMTIGTDSALHRIIEVVDAIMTTAGSHQRTFVLEVMGRHCGYLALVSALACGADWVFIPEMPPEDGWEDNMCQKLSENRADKKRLNIIIVAEGAIDCHNKAITPDYIKDLVVSCLGFDTRVTILGHVQRGGTPSAFDRILASRMGVEAVLALLEASTDTPACVVSLVGNQAVRLPLMECVQMTQEVQKAMDEKKFDEAVRLRGRSFENNLSTYRLLASQTARSELQNSSFNVAVMNVGAPAAGMNAAVRSAVRVGITEGHKMFAVNDGFEGFYKGQIKEIKWGDVGGWTGQGGSLLGTKRTLPAKHLDAIAEQMRIHNITALLVIGGFEAFESLLELCEARANYKEFCIPMCILPATISNNVPGTDHSLGADTSLNAIVETCDRIKQSASGTKRRVFIIETMGGYCGYLATVGGLAAGADTVYIYEEPFDIRDLQANVEHLTQKMKTSIQRGLVLRNENCNENFTTDFIYQLYSEEGRGVFDCRKNILGHMQQGGAPSPFDRNFGTKVAAKAIQWITRALKESYKEGKVFTNSEDTACLLGMRRRAMVFQPVAQLREETDFVHRIPKEQWWLKLRPLMKILAKYKTSYDVSDAGQLEHVTRVRPKENDASAAI; this is encoded by the exons ATGGCCGGAGCGACGGGACCGAAGCGGCAGGACACCCGGAAATTTTTCGAGAATCTTTCTGGAGCTGGGAAATGCATCGCCGTGCTGACCAGCGGCGGAGATGCTCAAG GCATGAATGGAGCTGTCCGGGCTGTGGTCCGAATGGGGATTTATGTGGGAGCCAAAGTCTACTTTATTCACGAG GGGTATCAGGGGATGGTAGACGGTGGAGACTACATCAAAGAGGCGACGTGGGAAAGTGTCTCCAGCGTTCTGCAAGTG GGTGGCACTGTCATCGGCAGTGCTCGTTGTAAAGAGTTTCGCTCCCATGAGGGCAGACTAAAAGCTGCTCACAACCTCGTTCAGAGGGGCATCACTTACCTGTGTGTGATTGGTGGAGACGGCAGCTTGACCGGAGCCAACCTGTTCAGAGAAGAGTGGAGTGGCCTTTTGAATGAACTCATACAGCAAG GGCTCATAGATGAAGAGGCAGCCAGAAGTCATTCTCATCTTCACATTGTCGGTATGGTTGGCTCTATCGACAACGACTTCTGTGGCACAGACATGACCATTGGCACTGACTCAGCCTTGCATCGGATCATTGAGGTGGTGGATGCTATCATGACTACAGCTGGGAG tcACCAGAGGACATTTGTGCTGGAAGTCATGGGCAGACACTGCGG ataCCTTGCCTTAGTCAGTGCCCTCGCATGTGGAGCAGATTGGGTTTTTATTCCAGAGATGCCTCCTGAGGATGGCTGGGAAGACAACATGTGTCAGAAACTGTCTGAg AACCGTGCTGATAAGAAAAGGCTGAACATTATTATTGTAGCTGAGGGTGCCATTGATTGCCACAACAAGGCAATAACCCCTGATTATATCAAGGAC CTGGTAGTGAGCTGCCTGGGTTTTGACACCAGGGTCACTATCTTGGGCCACGTACAGAGAGGTGGGACTCCATCTGCCTTTGACAGGATTTTG GCCAGTCGAATGGGCGTGGAGGCAGTGTTGGCATTACTGGAGGCGTCCACCGACACACCTGCCTGTGTTGTGTCTCTAGTTGGCAACCAGGCTGTTCGACTACCGCTTATGGAGTGTGTTCAGATG ACTCAAGAGGTACAGAAGGCCATGGACGAGAAGAAATTTGATGAGGCGGTCAGACTGCGCGGCAG GAgctttgaaaataatctgaGCACCTACAGACTGCTTGCTTCTCAAACTGCTCGCTCTGAACTCCAAAAT AGCTCCTTTAACGTGGCGGTGATGAACGTCGGCGCTCCGGCTGCCGGTATGAATGCCGCCGTGCGTTCTGCCGTCAGGGTGGGAATCACAGAAGGCCACAAAATGTTTGCTGTCAACGACGGCTTTGAGGGCTTCTACAAAGGACAG ATCAAGGAGATAAAATGGGGAGATGTTGGAGGTTGGACTGGCCAAGGAGGATCTCTGCTGGGAACAAAAAG AACTCTTCCAGCAAAACATCTGGATGCAATTGCTGAGCAGATGAGGATCCATAACATCACTGCTTTACTTGTTATAGGGGGATTTGAg GCCTTTGAGTCCCTGCTGGAGCTGTGCGAGGCCCGGGCCAACTACAAGGAGTTTTGCATTCCCATGTGCATACTGCCTGCCACCATTAGTAACAATGTGCCGGGCACTGACCACAGTCTGGGAGCCGACACGTCGCTCAACGCCATTGTGGAG ACATGCGATCGCATCAAGCAGTCTGCCAGCGGCACCAAGCGGCGGGTCTTCATCATTGAGACGATGGGGGGCTACTGCGGCTACTTGGCCACGGTGGGCGGTCTGGCTGCAGGAGCCGACACGGTCTACATCTACGAGGAGCCGTTTGACATCCGTGACCTGCAG GCCAACGTGGAGCATCTGACGCAGAAAATGAAGACGAGCATCCAGAGAGGCTTGGTGCTCCG AAATGAGAATTGCAACGAAAACTTCACCACTGATTTCATCTACCAGCTGTACTCTGAAGAAGGTCGAGGCGTGTTTGACTGCAGGAAGAACATCCTGGGTCACATGCAGCAG GGCGGCGCTCCGTCTCCCTTCGACAGAAACTTTGGCACCAAGGTTGCAGCTAAAGCCATACAGTGGATCACACGGGCACTCAAGGAGTCATACAAAGAAG GGAAAGTGTTCACCAACTCAGAGGACACCGCCTGCCTGCTGGGGATGCGCCGAAGGGCGATGGTCTTTCAACCTGTAGCTCAACTCAGGGAAGAGACCGACTTTGT ccaCCGGATCCCGAAGGAGCAGTGGTGGCTCAAGCTCCGTCCCTTGATGAAAATCCTGGCCAAGTACAAGACGAGTTACGACGTGTCGGACGCCGGCCAGCTGGAACACGTGACCCGGGTGCGGCCCAAAGAGAACGACGCCTCGGCCGCGATCTGA
- the LOC102216735 gene encoding ATP-dependent 6-phosphofructokinase, platelet type isoform X1 has protein sequence MAGATGPKRQDTRKFFENLSGAGKCIAVLTSGGDAQGMNGAVRAVVRMGIYVGAKVYFIHEGYQGMVDGGDYIKEATWESVSSVLQVGGTVIGSARCKEFRSHEGRLKAAHNLVQRGITYLCVIGGDGSLTGANLFREEWSGLLNELIQQGLIDEEAARSHSHLHIVGMVGSIDNDFCGTDMTIGTDSALHRIIEVVDAIMTTAGSHQRTFVLEVMGRHCGYLALVSALACGADWVFIPEMPPEDGWEDNMCQKLSENRADKKRLNIIIVAEGAIDCHNKAITPDYIKDLVVSCLGFDTRVTILGHVQRGGTPSAFDRILASRMGVEAVLALLEASTDTPACVVSLVGNQAVRLPLMECVQMTQEVQKAMDEKKFDEAVRLRGRSFENNLSTYRLLASQTARSELQNSSFNVAVMNVGAPAAGMNAAVRSAVRVGITEGHKMFAVNDGFEGFYKGQIKEIKWGDVGGWTGQGGSLLGTKRTLPAKHLDAIAEQMRIHNITALLVIGGFEAYVGLLELSSARDKYAEFCVPMVMIPATVSNNIPGSDLSIGSDTALNAITDTCDRIKQSASGTKRRVFIIETMGGYCGYLATVGGLAAGADTVYIYEEPFDIRDLQANVEHLTQKMKTSIQRGLVLRNENCNENFTTDFIYQLYSEEGRGVFDCRKNILGHMQQGGAPSPFDRNFGTKVAAKAIQWITRALKESYKEGKVFTNSEDTACLLGMRRRAMVFQPVAQLREETDFVHRIPKEQWWLKLRPLMKILAKYKTSYDVSDAGQLEHVTRVRPKENDASAAI, from the exons ATGGCCGGAGCGACGGGACCGAAGCGGCAGGACACCCGGAAATTTTTCGAGAATCTTTCTGGAGCTGGGAAATGCATCGCCGTGCTGACCAGCGGCGGAGATGCTCAAG GCATGAATGGAGCTGTCCGGGCTGTGGTCCGAATGGGGATTTATGTGGGAGCCAAAGTCTACTTTATTCACGAG GGGTATCAGGGGATGGTAGACGGTGGAGACTACATCAAAGAGGCGACGTGGGAAAGTGTCTCCAGCGTTCTGCAAGTG GGTGGCACTGTCATCGGCAGTGCTCGTTGTAAAGAGTTTCGCTCCCATGAGGGCAGACTAAAAGCTGCTCACAACCTCGTTCAGAGGGGCATCACTTACCTGTGTGTGATTGGTGGAGACGGCAGCTTGACCGGAGCCAACCTGTTCAGAGAAGAGTGGAGTGGCCTTTTGAATGAACTCATACAGCAAG GGCTCATAGATGAAGAGGCAGCCAGAAGTCATTCTCATCTTCACATTGTCGGTATGGTTGGCTCTATCGACAACGACTTCTGTGGCACAGACATGACCATTGGCACTGACTCAGCCTTGCATCGGATCATTGAGGTGGTGGATGCTATCATGACTACAGCTGGGAG tcACCAGAGGACATTTGTGCTGGAAGTCATGGGCAGACACTGCGG ataCCTTGCCTTAGTCAGTGCCCTCGCATGTGGAGCAGATTGGGTTTTTATTCCAGAGATGCCTCCTGAGGATGGCTGGGAAGACAACATGTGTCAGAAACTGTCTGAg AACCGTGCTGATAAGAAAAGGCTGAACATTATTATTGTAGCTGAGGGTGCCATTGATTGCCACAACAAGGCAATAACCCCTGATTATATCAAGGAC CTGGTAGTGAGCTGCCTGGGTTTTGACACCAGGGTCACTATCTTGGGCCACGTACAGAGAGGTGGGACTCCATCTGCCTTTGACAGGATTTTG GCCAGTCGAATGGGCGTGGAGGCAGTGTTGGCATTACTGGAGGCGTCCACCGACACACCTGCCTGTGTTGTGTCTCTAGTTGGCAACCAGGCTGTTCGACTACCGCTTATGGAGTGTGTTCAGATG ACTCAAGAGGTACAGAAGGCCATGGACGAGAAGAAATTTGATGAGGCGGTCAGACTGCGCGGCAG GAgctttgaaaataatctgaGCACCTACAGACTGCTTGCTTCTCAAACTGCTCGCTCTGAACTCCAAAAT AGCTCCTTTAACGTGGCGGTGATGAACGTCGGCGCTCCGGCTGCCGGTATGAATGCCGCCGTGCGTTCTGCCGTCAGGGTGGGAATCACAGAAGGCCACAAAATGTTTGCTGTCAACGACGGCTTTGAGGGCTTCTACAAAGGACAG ATCAAGGAGATAAAATGGGGAGATGTTGGAGGTTGGACTGGCCAAGGAGGATCTCTGCTGGGAACAAAAAG AACTCTTCCAGCAAAACATCTGGATGCAATTGCTGAGCAGATGAGGATCCATAACATCACTGCTTTACTTGTTATAGGGGGATTTGAg GCATACGTTGGATTACTGGAACTCTCCTCGGCACGGGACAAATACGCCGAGTTCTGCGTGCCCATGGTTATGATCCCAGCCACAGTCTCCAATAACATACCTGGTTCAGATCTCAGCATTGGCTCAGACACAGCTCTGAATGCCATTACTGAC ACATGCGATCGCATCAAGCAGTCTGCCAGCGGCACCAAGCGGCGGGTCTTCATCATTGAGACGATGGGGGGCTACTGCGGCTACTTGGCCACGGTGGGCGGTCTGGCTGCAGGAGCCGACACGGTCTACATCTACGAGGAGCCGTTTGACATCCGTGACCTGCAG GCCAACGTGGAGCATCTGACGCAGAAAATGAAGACGAGCATCCAGAGAGGCTTGGTGCTCCG AAATGAGAATTGCAACGAAAACTTCACCACTGATTTCATCTACCAGCTGTACTCTGAAGAAGGTCGAGGCGTGTTTGACTGCAGGAAGAACATCCTGGGTCACATGCAGCAG GGCGGCGCTCCGTCTCCCTTCGACAGAAACTTTGGCACCAAGGTTGCAGCTAAAGCCATACAGTGGATCACACGGGCACTCAAGGAGTCATACAAAGAAG GGAAAGTGTTCACCAACTCAGAGGACACCGCCTGCCTGCTGGGGATGCGCCGAAGGGCGATGGTCTTTCAACCTGTAGCTCAACTCAGGGAAGAGACCGACTTTGT ccaCCGGATCCCGAAGGAGCAGTGGTGGCTCAAGCTCCGTCCCTTGATGAAAATCCTGGCCAAGTACAAGACGAGTTACGACGTGTCGGACGCCGGCCAGCTGGAACACGTGACCCGGGTGCGGCCCAAAGAGAACGACGCCTCGGCCGCGATCTGA
- the LOC102216735 gene encoding ATP-dependent 6-phosphofructokinase, platelet type isoform X2 — protein sequence MAGATGPKRQDTRKFFENLSGAGKCIAVLTSGGDAQGMNGAVRAVVRMGIYVGAKVYFIHEGYQGMVDGGDYIKEATWESVSSVLQVGGTVIGSARCKEFRSHEGRLKAAHNLVQRGITYLCVIGGDGSLTGANLFREEWSGLLNELIQQGLIDEEAARSHSHLHIVGMVGSIDNDFCGTDMTIGTDSALHRIIEVVDAIMTTAGSHQRTFVLEVMGRHCGYLALVSALACGADWVFIPEMPPEDGWEDNMCQKLSESRSRGSRLNIIIVAEGAIDRQGQHITSDLVKKLVVSCLGFDTRVTILGHVQRGGTPSAFDRILASRMGVEAVLALLEASTDTPACVVSLVGNQAVRLPLMECVQMTQEVQKAMDEKKFDEAVRLRGRSFENNLSTYRLLASQTARSELQNSSFNVAVMNVGAPAAGMNAAVRSAVRVGITEGHKMFAVNDGFEGFYKGQIKEIKWGDVGGWTGQGGSLLGTKRTLPAKHLDAIAEQMRIHNITALLVIGGFEAYVGLLELSSARDKYAEFCVPMVMIPATVSNNIPGSDLSIGSDTALNAITDTCDRIKQSASGTKRRVFIIETMGGYCGYLATVGGLAAGADTVYIYEEPFDIRDLQANVEHLTQKMKTSIQRGLVLRNENCNENFTTDFIYQLYSEEGRGVFDCRKNILGHMQQGGAPSPFDRNFGTKVAAKAIQWITRALKESYKEGKVFTNSEDTACLLGMRRRAMVFQPVAQLREETDFVHRIPKEQWWLKLRPLMKILAKYKTSYDVSDAGQLEHVTRVRPKENDASAAI from the exons ATGGCCGGAGCGACGGGACCGAAGCGGCAGGACACCCGGAAATTTTTCGAGAATCTTTCTGGAGCTGGGAAATGCATCGCCGTGCTGACCAGCGGCGGAGATGCTCAAG GCATGAATGGAGCTGTCCGGGCTGTGGTCCGAATGGGGATTTATGTGGGAGCCAAAGTCTACTTTATTCACGAG GGGTATCAGGGGATGGTAGACGGTGGAGACTACATCAAAGAGGCGACGTGGGAAAGTGTCTCCAGCGTTCTGCAAGTG GGTGGCACTGTCATCGGCAGTGCTCGTTGTAAAGAGTTTCGCTCCCATGAGGGCAGACTAAAAGCTGCTCACAACCTCGTTCAGAGGGGCATCACTTACCTGTGTGTGATTGGTGGAGACGGCAGCTTGACCGGAGCCAACCTGTTCAGAGAAGAGTGGAGTGGCCTTTTGAATGAACTCATACAGCAAG GGCTCATAGATGAAGAGGCAGCCAGAAGTCATTCTCATCTTCACATTGTCGGTATGGTTGGCTCTATCGACAACGACTTCTGTGGCACAGACATGACCATTGGCACTGACTCAGCCTTGCATCGGATCATTGAGGTGGTGGATGCTATCATGACTACAGCTGGGAG tcACCAGAGGACATTTGTGCTGGAAGTCATGGGCAGACACTGCGG ataCCTTGCCTTAGTCAGTGCCCTCGCATGTGGAGCAGATTGGGTTTTTATTCCAGAGATGCCTCCTGAGGATGGCTGGGAAGACAACATGTGTCAGAAACTGTCTGAg AGTCGATCTCGAGGTTCCAGGTTGAACATTATCATAGTTGCTGAAGGAGCCATTGACAGACAAGGACAACACATTACCTCTGATTTAGTGAAGAAA CTGGTAGTGAGCTGCCTGGGTTTTGACACCAGGGTCACTATCTTGGGCCACGTACAGAGAGGTGGGACTCCATCTGCCTTTGACAGGATTTTG GCCAGTCGAATGGGCGTGGAGGCAGTGTTGGCATTACTGGAGGCGTCCACCGACACACCTGCCTGTGTTGTGTCTCTAGTTGGCAACCAGGCTGTTCGACTACCGCTTATGGAGTGTGTTCAGATG ACTCAAGAGGTACAGAAGGCCATGGACGAGAAGAAATTTGATGAGGCGGTCAGACTGCGCGGCAG GAgctttgaaaataatctgaGCACCTACAGACTGCTTGCTTCTCAAACTGCTCGCTCTGAACTCCAAAAT AGCTCCTTTAACGTGGCGGTGATGAACGTCGGCGCTCCGGCTGCCGGTATGAATGCCGCCGTGCGTTCTGCCGTCAGGGTGGGAATCACAGAAGGCCACAAAATGTTTGCTGTCAACGACGGCTTTGAGGGCTTCTACAAAGGACAG ATCAAGGAGATAAAATGGGGAGATGTTGGAGGTTGGACTGGCCAAGGAGGATCTCTGCTGGGAACAAAAAG AACTCTTCCAGCAAAACATCTGGATGCAATTGCTGAGCAGATGAGGATCCATAACATCACTGCTTTACTTGTTATAGGGGGATTTGAg GCATACGTTGGATTACTGGAACTCTCCTCGGCACGGGACAAATACGCCGAGTTCTGCGTGCCCATGGTTATGATCCCAGCCACAGTCTCCAATAACATACCTGGTTCAGATCTCAGCATTGGCTCAGACACAGCTCTGAATGCCATTACTGAC ACATGCGATCGCATCAAGCAGTCTGCCAGCGGCACCAAGCGGCGGGTCTTCATCATTGAGACGATGGGGGGCTACTGCGGCTACTTGGCCACGGTGGGCGGTCTGGCTGCAGGAGCCGACACGGTCTACATCTACGAGGAGCCGTTTGACATCCGTGACCTGCAG GCCAACGTGGAGCATCTGACGCAGAAAATGAAGACGAGCATCCAGAGAGGCTTGGTGCTCCG AAATGAGAATTGCAACGAAAACTTCACCACTGATTTCATCTACCAGCTGTACTCTGAAGAAGGTCGAGGCGTGTTTGACTGCAGGAAGAACATCCTGGGTCACATGCAGCAG GGCGGCGCTCCGTCTCCCTTCGACAGAAACTTTGGCACCAAGGTTGCAGCTAAAGCCATACAGTGGATCACACGGGCACTCAAGGAGTCATACAAAGAAG GGAAAGTGTTCACCAACTCAGAGGACACCGCCTGCCTGCTGGGGATGCGCCGAAGGGCGATGGTCTTTCAACCTGTAGCTCAACTCAGGGAAGAGACCGACTTTGT ccaCCGGATCCCGAAGGAGCAGTGGTGGCTCAAGCTCCGTCCCTTGATGAAAATCCTGGCCAAGTACAAGACGAGTTACGACGTGTCGGACGCCGGCCAGCTGGAACACGTGACCCGGGTGCGGCCCAAAGAGAACGACGCCTCGGCCGCGATCTGA